A part of Sus scrofa isolate TJ Tabasco breed Duroc chromosome 15, Sscrofa11.1, whole genome shotgun sequence genomic DNA contains:
- the DBI gene encoding acyl-CoA-binding protein, with the protein MSQAEFEKAAEEVKNLKTKPADDEMLFIYSHYKQATVGDINTERPGILDLKGKAKWDAWNGLKGTSKEDAMKAYINKVEELKKKYGI; encoded by the exons ATGTCTCAG GCGGAGTTTGAGAAAGCTGCTGAGGAAGTTAAGAACCTTAAGACCAAACCAGCAGATGATGAGATGCTGTTCATCTACAGCCACTACAAACAAGCGACCGTGGGTGACATAAATACAG AACGGCCTGGAATTTTGGACCTCAAAGGCAAGGCCAAGTGGGATGCCTGGAATGGGCTGAAAG GGACTTCCAAGGAAGATGCCATGAAAGCGTATATCAACAAAGTagaagaactaaagaaaaaatatggaatataa